A single region of the Gemmatimonas sp. UBA7669 genome encodes:
- a CDS encoding DUF2214 family protein produces MLRLVLAVLHLLALGIGLGAIYARARHLSALSTPDHASGRTLARVFHADNWWAVAAMLWVSTGLWRAFAGTEKASAYYWAQPVFWTKMGLLGLILLLELWPMITLIRWRVAEARGQLPAMSAMAGHALIMARISHVQIALSVAMVVTASMVARGYGAR; encoded by the coding sequence ATGCTGCGACTCGTATTGGCCGTCCTGCACCTGCTGGCGCTGGGCATCGGCCTCGGCGCCATCTACGCGCGTGCCCGCCATCTCTCGGCGCTCTCAACGCCGGACCACGCGTCGGGGAGAACACTCGCACGGGTGTTTCATGCAGACAACTGGTGGGCCGTCGCAGCCATGCTCTGGGTGAGCACCGGCCTGTGGCGGGCCTTCGCCGGTACCGAAAAGGCCTCGGCGTACTATTGGGCACAGCCCGTGTTCTGGACGAAGATGGGTCTGCTCGGCCTGATTCTCCTGCTCGAGCTGTGGCCGATGATCACCCTCATTCGCTGGCGCGTGGCTGAAGCGCGCGGCCAACTGCCTGCCATGTCGGCGATGGCCGGTCATGCGCTCATCATGGCGCGCATCAGCCACGTGCAGATCGCGTTGAGCGTGGCCATGGTAGTGACCGCAAGCATGGTGGCGCGAGGTTACGGCGCGCGCTAG
- a CDS encoding MaoC/PaaZ C-terminal domain-containing protein, with translation MSDPSSRTERPSSASHVERLKGQRLSTFTSGIGVTLQRVPDSLMLPLPGVTQALHYRWAYWTSTVRNLRATHGLRTDGVRLYGAPVTITPALRARWQRLFNETGDRSDPDVPVPYLYNQSVGTLLYTRLLADLGINFRHLLHVQHETKHWASVLDWVNTDRQELHASVRGAWKLGDGKAMIALRIAIHRSRHDGGHLLGTVNDRFIIRNVPEADLERLESGRALLRTLAELRRKDPQLDATQPGSVVGAIRVPSDMGKRFGQVSGDFNPVHTTAWAAKLFGVKRPFLQGLGLRNAMIRQLALHGRPLVRFTMSFASPAYLDQTLRVVMQGDAFELVDESGQVVAFGAGNEET, from the coding sequence ATGAGTGATCCCTCGTCCAGAACTGAGCGGCCATCATCGGCATCGCATGTGGAGCGACTGAAAGGTCAGCGTCTCTCCACGTTCACCTCGGGCATCGGTGTCACGCTGCAGCGCGTTCCCGACTCGCTCATGCTCCCGCTGCCAGGCGTGACGCAGGCGTTGCACTATCGTTGGGCGTACTGGACATCCACCGTGCGCAATCTGCGCGCCACGCACGGGCTGCGTACGGATGGCGTGCGCTTGTATGGTGCGCCCGTGACCATCACGCCGGCGCTGCGTGCACGATGGCAGCGACTGTTCAACGAAACGGGCGATCGCAGCGACCCCGATGTGCCGGTGCCGTACCTGTACAACCAGAGTGTCGGCACTCTGCTCTACACACGGCTCCTGGCTGACCTGGGCATCAACTTCCGGCATCTGCTGCATGTGCAGCACGAGACCAAGCACTGGGCCAGTGTACTGGACTGGGTGAACACCGACCGACAGGAACTGCACGCGTCCGTGCGCGGAGCCTGGAAGCTCGGAGACGGCAAGGCGATGATCGCGCTGCGCATTGCCATCCATCGCTCCCGCCACGACGGCGGACACTTGCTCGGTACGGTGAACGATCGCTTCATCATCCGCAACGTACCTGAGGCGGATCTGGAGCGGCTTGAGTCGGGGCGCGCGCTGCTGCGCACGCTGGCCGAACTGCGCCGCAAGGACCCGCAACTCGACGCGACGCAGCCCGGCAGTGTGGTGGGCGCCATTCGCGTTCCGTCTGACATGGGCAAGCGATTCGGCCAAGTGTCCGGTGACTTCAATCCGGTGCACACGACGGCGTGGGCCGCCAAGCTGTTTGGCGTCAAGCGTCCGTTTCTCCAGGGTCTCGGCTTGCGCAACGCCATGATCCGACAGCTGGCCTTGCACGGCCGGCCACTGGTGCGATTCACCATGTCATTCGCGAGCCCGGCCTATCTCGATCAGACGCTGCGGGTCGTCATGCAGGGGGACGCGTTCGAACTGGTGGACGAGAGTGGACAGGTGGTGGCGTTTGGTGCGGGGAACGAGGAAACATGA
- a CDS encoding VOC family protein, whose translation MLSSSAPVAFLATAMPDRARAFYADTLGLPVLSDDEFSVVFDMDGVPLRLQKVRELTPHPFTALGWQVGNAVEVAAALRARGVVFERYPFLQQDANDLWQAPGGARVAWFKDPDGNLLSITDVPR comes from the coding sequence ATGCTCAGCAGCAGCGCGCCAGTTGCCTTTCTCGCCACCGCCATGCCGGATCGCGCGCGGGCATTCTACGCCGACACGCTGGGCCTGCCGGTCTTGTCGGATGATGAGTTTTCGGTGGTGTTTGATATGGACGGCGTTCCACTGCGATTGCAGAAGGTGCGTGAACTGACTCCGCATCCCTTCACCGCGCTCGGCTGGCAGGTGGGGAATGCGGTAGAGGTCGCAGCGGCGCTGCGTGCGCGCGGTGTGGTGTTCGAGCGCTATCCGTTTCTGCAGCAGGATGCCAACGATCTCTGGCAGGCGCCCGGCGGCGCACGTGTGGCGTGGTTCAAGGATCCGGATGGCAATCTGCTGTCGATCACGGACGTCCCGCGATAA
- a CDS encoding sensor histidine kinase → MANDVATPLVDAAVRVPGARLRTRLAVWSVPALMGVLYVQRLGATREPGVPSWKLMLIGLSIWYAWVLFTPVVERLADRWPLRGRRLAWHVGLHLSGAVVFTALQAFTAFLSSALLGTAPWSLVGFVVAEWFLVLLPAGVVVYGAVVAFRQATVTRVRLEQRERHAEQLMLALRDAQLTALRAQLQPHFLFNTLTAITALVRDGESARAASALEQLSVLLRSALRASDHHEVPLHEEVARLGHYLRIEEMRLGRVVMFTADVPADAADALVPAWILQPLVENSVRHGLRNRADSGALQLVARVEGDDLRVTLRDDGAGLSPDWEQRAALGYGLANSRARLGTLHGERASLHLLGVSPRGVEVTLVLPYRREAA, encoded by the coding sequence ATGGCCAACGATGTTGCCACGCCATTGGTGGACGCTGCGGTGCGCGTGCCTGGTGCGCGGCTCCGCACACGACTCGCCGTGTGGAGCGTGCCCGCTCTCATGGGAGTGTTGTACGTCCAGCGGCTCGGTGCAACCCGCGAGCCGGGTGTACCCAGTTGGAAGCTCATGCTCATCGGGCTGTCCATCTGGTACGCCTGGGTGCTGTTCACGCCCGTCGTCGAGCGCCTGGCAGACCGCTGGCCGCTCCGCGGCCGTCGGCTGGCCTGGCATGTGGGGTTGCATCTGTCAGGGGCCGTGGTCTTCACCGCGTTGCAGGCCTTTACGGCCTTCCTGAGCAGTGCACTGCTCGGTACGGCGCCGTGGTCGTTGGTGGGCTTTGTGGTGGCCGAATGGTTTCTCGTGCTGCTTCCGGCCGGTGTGGTGGTGTACGGCGCCGTGGTGGCCTTTCGTCAGGCCACCGTGACGCGCGTACGGCTCGAGCAGCGGGAACGGCACGCGGAACAGCTCATGCTGGCGCTGCGCGACGCACAGCTGACAGCGCTGCGCGCTCAGTTGCAGCCTCATTTCCTGTTCAACACCCTCACGGCCATCACGGCGCTGGTGCGTGACGGAGAGTCGGCACGCGCGGCGTCGGCACTCGAGCAGCTCAGTGTGTTGCTCAGGAGCGCCCTGCGGGCCAGCGATCATCACGAGGTCCCACTGCACGAGGAGGTCGCGCGGCTCGGCCACTATCTACGCATCGAGGAGATGCGTCTTGGACGCGTGGTGATGTTCACGGCCGACGTGCCAGCCGATGCGGCAGATGCGTTGGTACCGGCGTGGATTCTGCAGCCGTTGGTCGAGAACAGTGTGCGACATGGTCTGCGCAACCGTGCCGACAGTGGTGCGTTGCAGTTGGTGGCCCGCGTCGAGGGCGATGATTTACGTGTGACATTGCGCGACGATGGCGCGGGGCTTTCGCCGGACTGGGAGCAGCGGGCGGCGCTGGGCTATGGCCTGGCCAACTCGCGCGCGCGCCTTGGCACCTTGCATGGCGAGCGGGCCTCGCTTCATTTGCTCGGCGTCTCGCCACGCGGAGTCGAGGTCACGCTGGTGCTGCCGTATCGCCGGGAGGCAGCGTAA
- a CDS encoding serine aminopeptidase domain-containing protein codes for MRRTFLSVAVALAIIGVHQPALMAQGTASGVSTPASEAREALARAYLRMDRAYAAADSLGRISDSTRMRVNRTFDRATFSFFGGRFAAAVAAIDSSVQLLAVASGVPSPSVTAVPALSAFPGDSRRSLRVRDDLIIPMRVVAAPALVASKRPLGVLLALHGAGGDENMFVDAYGQGIAARLAAEQGLVLVSPTTTPFVQSAEPFDSLLAVLRRELRIDTTRVFVMGHSMGAGAAASLARARPSHIAAVVCLAGGASVSVPGAPPMLFIGAALDPIIPAARVRAAAEGTPTGRYEELAGEGHTLMVRRGVLRGLAWLAEQRPR; via the coding sequence ATGAGGCGAACGTTTCTCAGCGTCGCCGTGGCGTTGGCGATCATTGGGGTCCATCAGCCTGCGCTGATGGCGCAGGGCACGGCATCTGGTGTGTCGACGCCGGCCAGTGAGGCGCGGGAAGCACTGGCACGCGCCTATCTGCGTATGGACCGCGCTTACGCTGCTGCCGATTCACTGGGGCGCATCAGTGACTCCACCCGCATGCGGGTGAATCGGACGTTTGATCGTGCCACCTTCAGCTTCTTTGGCGGACGCTTTGCGGCGGCGGTGGCGGCCATCGATTCGTCGGTTCAACTGCTGGCCGTTGCCAGCGGTGTGCCCTCGCCTTCCGTCACCGCGGTGCCGGCCCTTTCGGCATTTCCCGGGGACTCGCGACGCAGCCTGCGTGTGCGCGATGACCTGATCATCCCCATGCGCGTGGTGGCGGCCCCCGCCCTCGTGGCCTCCAAGCGCCCGCTCGGTGTGCTGCTTGCACTGCACGGTGCCGGTGGCGACGAGAACATGTTCGTGGACGCGTACGGGCAGGGCATTGCCGCGCGTCTTGCTGCCGAGCAGGGGCTGGTGCTGGTATCGCCCACCACCACGCCGTTCGTACAGTCGGCCGAGCCTTTCGATTCTTTGCTGGCCGTGCTGCGTCGTGAATTGCGCATTGACACCACGCGTGTGTTCGTGATGGGACACTCCATGGGCGCCGGGGCGGCGGCCAGTCTGGCGCGGGCGCGACCGTCGCACATTGCCGCGGTGGTCTGTCTGGCCGGCGGCGCGTCCGTATCCGTGCCCGGCGCGCCGCCCATGCTGTTCATCGGCGCCGCACTTGATCCCATTATTCCAGCTGCACGGGTTCGCGCGGCCGCTGAGGGCACGCCTACCGGTCGCTACGAAGAACTCGCCGGCGAGGGGCACACGCTCATGGTACGGCGTGGAGTGCTGCGTGGTCTGGCGTGGCTGGCGGAGCAGCGACCGCGCTGA
- a CDS encoding GNAT family N-acetyltransferase, producing the protein MTSTDIRRLTRKDVPQAQATLQLMHAVFEEPSSLLSDAYVGTLLERADFWLLGAFLGEQPVGGLTAHVLPMTRRESRELFIYDLAVHADYQRRGIGRALVETLRVLGSAEGIDVTFVPADNEDDHALAFYEALGGEAAPVTIFTFGAD; encoded by the coding sequence ATGACCTCCACAGACATCAGGCGACTCACCCGCAAGGACGTCCCGCAGGCGCAGGCGACGCTCCAGCTCATGCATGCCGTCTTTGAGGAACCCTCGTCGCTGCTGTCCGACGCCTATGTCGGCACGCTGCTGGAGCGTGCCGACTTCTGGCTGCTGGGCGCATTCCTGGGCGAGCAGCCTGTAGGCGGACTCACCGCGCACGTGCTCCCGATGACGCGACGTGAGAGTCGCGAGCTGTTCATCTACGACTTGGCGGTACATGCAGACTATCAGCGCCGCGGGATCGGCCGCGCGCTGGTCGAAACGCTGCGGGTGCTGGGATCGGCCGAGGGCATTGACGTGACCTTCGTGCCGGCGGACAACGAAGATGATCACGCCCTGGCGTTCTACGAGGCCCTGGGCGGCGAGGCGGCGCCGGTGACGATCTTCACATTCGGTGCGGACTAG
- a CDS encoding PQQ-binding-like beta-propeller repeat protein codes for MLTHRLASLWVCAALHVLPIYVTRAQSTTTPATTAARSRLDAPACTPTSTPIGVRASRESWTTWGGNVRNTRAGTPATRAASDSLVLRWALWLGEVGNARSQATVMNGRVYVTSEGGSVWALDAERGCQWWRTAVGAPVRTSAVLLSDSSGAAQLLFVGDAMGRVLALRASTGAIVWTARVDAHPMAIVTGTPQLHRGVLYVGVSSYESAMPLQPKYACCTFRGSVVALDARTGAQKWKTYTIDETPSANGKSKSGADVIGPSGAAVWSTPTVDEQRGRLYFGTGNNYSAPQSARSDAVMALDLATGTVVWSRQFTARDGYNVSCDVPGKYNCPEADGPDADIGQPPILVDLPGGGRSLLVGAKSGMLRALDPDREGATRWEYQVGPGGKLGGLHWGSATDGRLVFAAYGGQLISAVADSTAPGGMRLVADASAGGGLVALDVRTGALQWRAPAPVCDKRPGCSPAQSAAVTVAHGMVWSGALDGHLRGYDARSGRIVWDQDMVRDYPTVNGSGGRGGSLDVGGPVIVGNSLYVGAGYGLYGAMPGNVFLAFTRVARGGGSGNTRSGNARNAGTTR; via the coding sequence ATGCTGACTCATCGTCTTGCCAGTCTGTGGGTGTGTGCCGCCCTGCACGTCCTGCCCATCTACGTCACCCGCGCGCAATCGACCACCACGCCCGCGACCACCGCCGCCCGCTCCCGACTCGATGCCCCAGCCTGCACGCCCACCAGCACGCCTATTGGCGTGAGGGCCTCGCGGGAGAGCTGGACCACCTGGGGCGGCAACGTGCGCAACACCCGCGCTGGCACCCCGGCTACGCGGGCCGCGTCCGATTCGCTCGTGTTGCGCTGGGCGCTTTGGCTGGGTGAGGTGGGCAACGCACGCTCACAAGCCACCGTGATGAACGGCCGCGTCTACGTAACCAGTGAGGGCGGCAGCGTATGGGCCCTCGACGCCGAGCGTGGCTGTCAGTGGTGGCGAACGGCCGTGGGCGCGCCGGTGCGAACCAGCGCGGTACTGCTCAGCGACAGCAGTGGCGCAGCGCAATTGCTCTTTGTGGGTGATGCCATGGGACGGGTACTGGCGCTGCGGGCCAGTACCGGCGCCATCGTGTGGACGGCGCGTGTCGATGCGCATCCCATGGCGATCGTTACTGGTACGCCACAGTTGCACCGCGGCGTGCTGTACGTGGGCGTATCATCGTATGAGTCGGCCATGCCGCTGCAACCCAAGTATGCCTGCTGCACCTTCCGTGGTAGCGTGGTGGCCCTCGATGCGCGCACGGGCGCGCAGAAGTGGAAGACCTATACCATTGATGAAACGCCATCTGCAAACGGCAAGAGCAAGTCGGGGGCCGATGTCATAGGTCCCTCGGGCGCTGCGGTCTGGTCCACACCCACCGTCGACGAGCAACGTGGGCGGTTGTATTTCGGCACGGGCAACAACTACTCTGCCCCACAGAGCGCACGCAGCGATGCGGTGATGGCGCTGGATCTTGCCACCGGTACCGTGGTGTGGAGCCGGCAGTTCACGGCACGCGACGGCTACAACGTGAGTTGCGATGTGCCCGGCAAGTACAACTGCCCGGAGGCCGATGGTCCCGATGCCGACATCGGGCAGCCGCCCATACTGGTGGACTTGCCGGGCGGCGGACGCAGCCTGCTCGTTGGCGCCAAGAGCGGCATGCTGCGCGCCCTCGATCCCGACCGTGAGGGAGCCACACGCTGGGAGTATCAGGTAGGCCCGGGTGGCAAGCTCGGTGGACTGCACTGGGGCTCGGCCACCGACGGGCGATTGGTGTTTGCTGCCTACGGCGGCCAGCTCATCTCGGCTGTGGCCGACTCCACCGCGCCCGGCGGCATGCGCCTCGTGGCCGACGCATCCGCCGGTGGTGGTCTCGTGGCGTTGGACGTTCGCACAGGTGCCCTCCAATGGCGCGCTCCCGCTCCCGTGTGCGACAAGCGTCCGGGCTGCAGCCCGGCACAAAGCGCGGCCGTGACCGTGGCCCATGGTATGGTCTGGTCGGGCGCGCTCGACGGACATTTGCGTGGATACGACGCGCGCAGTGGACGCATCGTGTGGGATCAGGACATGGTGCGCGACTACCCGACGGTCAACGGCAGCGGTGGACGCGGCGGGTCGCTTGACGTCGGCGGACCGGTCATCGTGGGCAACAGTCTCTATGTCGGCGCGGGATATGGACTCTATGGCGCCATGCCCGGCAACGTGTTTCTGGCATTCACGCGCGTGGCGCGCGGTGGCGGCAGCGGCAACACGCGCAGCGGTAACGCGCGCAACGCGGGGACGACGCGATAA
- a CDS encoding VIT1/CCC1 transporter family protein, with the protein MPRTVHPERHFTHRVGWLRASVLGANDGIVSTAALVVGVAAAGTERHGLLVTGLAGLVAGAMSMAAGEYISVSSQADTEQADLKRERQELIDDPAHELDELTAIYRARGLDDTLARQVAEQLTAYNALEAHARDELGITEALSARPVQAALASAATFAVGAALPLSLALMVPAKAVVTVVSAGSLVALAGLGALAAGAGGAGRWRGATRVVLWSAMALLLTAGVGRLVGEPV; encoded by the coding sequence ATGCCACGCACCGTGCATCCCGAACGACACTTCACACATCGCGTCGGCTGGCTCCGGGCCTCGGTACTCGGCGCCAACGACGGCATTGTCTCCACCGCAGCACTGGTTGTGGGCGTTGCCGCCGCCGGTACGGAGCGCCACGGCCTCCTCGTCACGGGGCTCGCGGGTCTCGTGGCGGGGGCCATGTCGATGGCCGCCGGTGAGTACATCTCCGTGAGTTCACAGGCCGACACCGAGCAGGCCGATCTCAAACGCGAGCGGCAAGAGTTGATCGACGATCCCGCGCATGAGTTGGACGAATTGACAGCCATCTACCGGGCGCGTGGTCTCGACGACACGCTCGCGCGTCAGGTGGCCGAGCAACTCACGGCATACAATGCACTGGAAGCCCACGCGCGGGACGAACTCGGGATCACCGAGGCACTGTCGGCGCGGCCCGTGCAGGCAGCGCTGGCTTCTGCCGCCACCTTTGCGGTGGGGGCCGCTCTCCCGCTGTCGTTGGCGCTGATGGTTCCGGCAAAGGCTGTTGTCACGGTCGTATCGGCGGGATCGCTGGTGGCGCTGGCGGGCCTGGGTGCGTTGGCCGCTGGCGCAGGGGGCGCAGGTCGCTGGCGCGGTGCAACGCGCGTGGTGCTGTGGAGTGCCATGGCGCTGCTGCTCACTGCCGGCGTAGGGCGCCTGGTGGGCGAGCCGGTGTAA
- a CDS encoding VOC family protein, which produces MQQPNAVGWFDIYVDDMERAVAFYEAVFAQTLEAMGDPTGETIMRSFSGNMSTYGAAGALVKSAHARPGAGGTMVYFSVDDCAVIEPRVTAAKGTVLRPKFSIGPFGWVSICVDTEGNLFGLNSMK; this is translated from the coding sequence ATGCAGCAACCCAACGCCGTGGGCTGGTTCGACATCTACGTTGACGATATGGAGCGCGCCGTCGCGTTCTACGAGGCAGTGTTCGCGCAGACTCTCGAAGCCATGGGCGATCCAACCGGCGAAACCATCATGCGCAGTTTCTCCGGCAACATGAGCACCTACGGTGCCGCCGGGGCGCTGGTCAAGTCCGCGCATGCGCGACCCGGAGCAGGCGGCACGATGGTGTACTTCAGCGTGGATGACTGCGCCGTCATCGAGCCGAGGGTGACTGCCGCCAAGGGGACCGTGCTGCGGCCCAAGTTCTCCATTGGCCCCTTTGGCTGGGTGTCGATCTGCGTGGATACCGAAGGGAACCTGTTCGGCCTCAACTCCATGAAGTGA
- a CDS encoding nuclear transport factor 2 family protein, with protein MTELSVSDLNLLQSVLIGPADPDIVTLEARLRAAQVSADVSALDTLIAENLLFTGPDGQLASKADDLAMHRSGAVRIRAHEPEELRIRRVGADVAVVALRARLTVEANGALVMQGPVRYTRMWAREVDGVWRVVAGHVSAIPG; from the coding sequence ATGACCGAACTCAGTGTATCAGATCTGAACCTCCTGCAGTCGGTGCTGATTGGCCCAGCCGATCCCGACATCGTGACGCTCGAGGCTCGACTGCGTGCCGCGCAGGTCTCGGCCGATGTGTCCGCGCTCGACACACTCATCGCCGAGAATCTGCTGTTCACCGGTCCAGATGGTCAGTTGGCCTCAAAAGCCGACGACCTGGCCATGCATCGTTCAGGTGCGGTTCGCATCCGGGCGCATGAACCGGAGGAACTTCGCATTCGCCGTGTGGGCGCCGACGTTGCGGTGGTGGCATTGCGCGCGCGCCTTACGGTGGAGGCCAATGGTGCGCTCGTGATGCAAGGCCCGGTACGCTACACCCGCATGTGGGCACGCGAGGTCGATGGCGTCTGGCGTGTCGTTGCAGGGCATGTGAGCGCCATTCCCGGCTGA
- a CDS encoding LytR/AlgR family response regulator transcription factor: MAEQATDAVLRLMLVDDEPLSRRALRQLLDLRTDVAVVIECADAASARAHLDMVDAVLLDIEMPGVSGLELAREVGARPLPAVVFVTAFDRYAVPAFATEALDYLCKPVTMLELDRALQRIRAHVTRHCPPAPPVPTSPVPLLVRTGRTEELVALEQVDCAEADDVYVAVHVGARRWLVRQSMATLLASLPSDEFLRVHRSWIVRRGAVQALRSGRGGLHLVLHSGKQVPVSRRQAARVRAWLRQDAAHGAKLSRK, encoded by the coding sequence ATGGCGGAGCAGGCAACGGACGCGGTACTACGGCTGATGCTGGTGGACGATGAACCGCTCTCGCGCCGGGCGCTGCGCCAGCTGCTCGACCTGCGAACTGATGTGGCCGTGGTGATCGAATGCGCCGATGCCGCCAGTGCGCGGGCGCATCTCGACATGGTGGATGCCGTGTTGCTGGACATCGAGATGCCCGGTGTGTCGGGGCTCGAACTGGCGCGCGAGGTGGGCGCACGGCCGCTGCCGGCCGTGGTGTTCGTCACGGCCTTTGACCGCTACGCCGTACCGGCATTCGCTACCGAGGCGCTGGACTACCTCTGCAAGCCGGTCACCATGCTGGAGCTCGATCGGGCGCTGCAGCGTATTCGCGCGCATGTGACACGTCATTGTCCGCCAGCGCCGCCCGTTCCGACGTCTCCGGTGCCGCTGCTCGTGCGGACCGGACGCACCGAGGAACTGGTGGCGCTCGAGCAGGTGGACTGTGCGGAGGCCGACGATGTGTATGTGGCGGTGCATGTGGGAGCGCGTCGCTGGCTCGTGCGGCAATCCATGGCGACGCTGCTGGCGTCGCTCCCGTCGGATGAGTTCTTGCGCGTGCATCGCTCGTGGATCGTGCGCCGGGGGGCGGTGCAGGCGCTGCGCAGCGGACGCGGCGGTCTGCATCTCGTGCTGCACTCCGGGAAGCAGGTGCCGGTGAGTCGCCGTCAGGCTGCGCGGGTGCGGGCCTGGTTGCGGCAGGATGCGGCACATGGCGCTAAATTGTCCCGGAAATAG
- a CDS encoding DUF2141 domain-containing protein — MSEYGIRRTPSTCLPRQPLATILLGVCLGLCSNRAAAQAPAPGSLTVVIEGGRNVRGQLRVALYDRAEGFPSDQSQALRTTRVPMKATSDSVRFTGLPTGRYAVAVHHDENGNEKLDTRLGLPQEGWAATNDPRPRLRAPRFREAEIVHSGDTRVVVRLTY, encoded by the coding sequence ACGGTATTCGCCGCACTCCCTCCACCTGCCTGCCACGGCAACCACTGGCCACCATCCTCCTCGGCGTTTGCCTGGGGCTGTGCAGCAATCGCGCTGCAGCCCAGGCTCCCGCACCTGGCAGCTTGACTGTGGTGATCGAGGGGGGCCGCAATGTGCGCGGACAGTTGCGCGTCGCGCTGTATGACCGCGCCGAGGGCTTCCCCAGCGACCAGTCGCAGGCCCTGCGTACAACGCGAGTGCCCATGAAAGCCACCAGTGACAGTGTGCGCTTCACCGGTCTGCCCACCGGCCGCTACGCCGTGGCCGTGCATCACGACGAGAATGGCAATGAGAAACTCGACACGCGCCTTGGTTTGCCACAGGAGGGCTGGGCCGCCACCAACGACCCGCGACCTCGCTTGCGCGCGCCGCGTTTCCGCGAGGCGGAGATCGTCCATAGCGGTGACACGCGCGTCGTCGTGCGCCTCACCTACTGA
- a CDS encoding GrpB family protein, translating into MTRVEVRAYDSDWPQQFAQIHSLIWPAVHHLALSLEHVGSTAVPGLAAKPVIDACLVVSSRDDIPSIISALAAIGYRHRGDLGIPDREAFHAPDGLPRHHLYASHRDSLSCRNQLGLRNLLRADPVLARAYGELKQQLARQHADDMTRYVAGKTDFILSALRRVGLTDEELTAVRALNS; encoded by the coding sequence ATGACCCGGGTTGAGGTTCGCGCGTACGATTCCGACTGGCCACAGCAGTTCGCGCAGATTCACTCGTTGATCTGGCCCGCTGTTCACCATCTGGCGCTGAGCCTCGAGCATGTGGGTAGCACCGCCGTGCCTGGACTGGCAGCCAAACCGGTCATCGATGCCTGTCTCGTCGTGTCCTCACGCGACGACATTCCGTCCATTATTTCGGCGCTGGCCGCGATTGGATATCGGCATCGTGGCGATCTGGGCATTCCGGACCGTGAAGCCTTCCATGCGCCAGACGGTCTGCCGCGTCATCACCTGTATGCCAGTCATCGGGACAGTCTGAGCTGCCGGAACCAGTTGGGGCTGCGCAACCTGCTTCGCGCCGACCCTGTCCTGGCCCGGGCATACGGCGAGCTCAAGCAGCAGCTTGCCCGTCAGCATGCGGACGACATGACGCGCTATGTGGCCGGGAAGACGGATTTCATTCTCTCAGCACTGCGTCGTGTCGGGCTCACGGACGAAGAGCTCACCGCCGTTCGCGCGCTGAATTCATAG